A genomic window from Panthera tigris isolate Pti1 chromosome B4, P.tigris_Pti1_mat1.1, whole genome shotgun sequence includes:
- the CAPZA3 gene encoding F-actin-capping protein subunit alpha-3 isoform X2: protein MSLSVLSRKEKERVIRRLLIQAPPGEFVNAFDDLCLLIRDEKLMHHQGECAGHQHCQKYCVPLSIDGNPVLLSHHNVMGDYRFFDYQSKLSFKFDLLQNQLKDIQSHGIIRNETEYLRNVVLCALKLYVSDHYPKGNCNVLRKTVKNKEFLIACIEDHSYETRDCWNGLWKSKWIFQINPFLTQVTGRIFVQAHFFKAVNLHVEISKDLKESLEIVNQAQLALSFARLVEEQENIFQVAVLEELQELSNEALRKILRRDLPVTRTLIDWQRILSDLNLIPPADVVTLHLIAF, encoded by the coding sequence ATGTCACTTAGCGTTCTGagtaggaaggagaaagaaagagtaattcGCAGACTGTTGATACAGGCTCCTCCAGGGGAATTTGTAAATGCCTTTGATGATCTCTGTCTGCTTATCCGTGATGAAAAACTTATGCACCATCAAGGTGAGTGTGCAGGCCACCAACACTGCCAGAAATATTGTGTACCACTCTCTATCGATGGAAATCCAGTACTCTTGTCTCACCACAACGTAATGGGTGACTACCGATTTTTTGACTATCAAAGCAAACTTTCTTTCAAATTCGACCTGCTTCAAAACCAGTTAAAAGACATCCAAAGTCACGGTATCATTCGGAATGAGACAGAATACCTGAGAAATGTTGTTCTGTGTGCCTTAAAACTGTACGTGAGTGATCACTACCCAAAAGGAAATTGCAACGTGCTGAGAAAAACCGTGAAAAATAAGGAGTTCTTGATAGCGTGCATTGAGGACCACAGCTATGAAACAAGAGACTGCTGGAATGGCCTTTGGAAATCTAAATGGATTTTCCAAATCAATCCATTTCTAACCCAAGTAACAGGAAGAATTTTTGTGCAAGCTCACTTCTTCAAGGCTGTCAACCTTCATGTTGAAATCTCCAAGGACCTGAAAGAAAGCTTGGAAATAGTTAACCAAGCTCAACTGGCTTTAAGTTTTGCGAGGCTTGTGGAAGAGCAAGAGAATATATTTCAAGTTGCAGTCTTAGAAGAATTACAGGAGTTATCGAACGAAGCCCTGAGAAAAATTCTACGAAGAGATCTTCCAGTGACCCGCACTCTTATTGACTGGCAAAGGATACTCTCTGACTTGAATTTG
- the CAPZA3 gene encoding F-actin-capping protein subunit alpha-3 isoform X1 yields the protein MSLSVLSRKEKERVIRRLLIQAPPGEFVNAFDDLCLLIRDEKLMHHQGECAGHQHCQKYCVPLSIDGNPVLLSHHNVMGDYRFFDYQSKLSFKFDLLQNQLKDIQSHGIIRNETEYLRNVVLCALKLYVSDHYPKGNCNVLRKTVKNKEFLIACIEDHSYETRDCWNGLWKSKWIFQINPFLTQVTGRIFVQAHFFKAVNLHVEISKDLKESLEIVNQAQLALSFARLVEEQENIFQVAVLEELQELSNEALRKILRRDLPVTRTLIDWQRILSDLNLVMYPKLGYVIYSRSVLCNWII from the coding sequence ATGTCACTTAGCGTTCTGagtaggaaggagaaagaaagagtaattcGCAGACTGTTGATACAGGCTCCTCCAGGGGAATTTGTAAATGCCTTTGATGATCTCTGTCTGCTTATCCGTGATGAAAAACTTATGCACCATCAAGGTGAGTGTGCAGGCCACCAACACTGCCAGAAATATTGTGTACCACTCTCTATCGATGGAAATCCAGTACTCTTGTCTCACCACAACGTAATGGGTGACTACCGATTTTTTGACTATCAAAGCAAACTTTCTTTCAAATTCGACCTGCTTCAAAACCAGTTAAAAGACATCCAAAGTCACGGTATCATTCGGAATGAGACAGAATACCTGAGAAATGTTGTTCTGTGTGCCTTAAAACTGTACGTGAGTGATCACTACCCAAAAGGAAATTGCAACGTGCTGAGAAAAACCGTGAAAAATAAGGAGTTCTTGATAGCGTGCATTGAGGACCACAGCTATGAAACAAGAGACTGCTGGAATGGCCTTTGGAAATCTAAATGGATTTTCCAAATCAATCCATTTCTAACCCAAGTAACAGGAAGAATTTTTGTGCAAGCTCACTTCTTCAAGGCTGTCAACCTTCATGTTGAAATCTCCAAGGACCTGAAAGAAAGCTTGGAAATAGTTAACCAAGCTCAACTGGCTTTAAGTTTTGCGAGGCTTGTGGAAGAGCAAGAGAATATATTTCAAGTTGCAGTCTTAGAAGAATTACAGGAGTTATCGAACGAAGCCCTGAGAAAAATTCTACGAAGAGATCTTCCAGTGACCCGCACTCTTATTGACTGGCAAAGGATACTCTCTGACTTGAATTTGGTGATGTATCCTAAATTAGGTTATGTCATTTATTCAAGAAGTGTGTTATGCAACTGGATAATCTAA